Genomic window (bacterium):
CTCCAAATCCAAGGGCAACGGCCTCACCATTGACGAATGGTTGACCTATGCGCCAGAGGAAAGCCTGGCCTATTACATGTTCCAGCAGCCCACCCGTGCCAAACGGCTGTATTTCGATGTCATCCCCAAATGCGTGGACGAATACCTGAGCTTTCTGGACAAATTCCCCGGTCAGGAACCTGCACAGCAGGTGGAAAACCCCGTCTGGCATATCCATGGTGGTAACCCGCCTAAGGCGGAAAGCCCTCTTAGCTTCTCGCTGCTGCTGAACCTTGCTTCGGCCTGCAATCCCGAGCACAAGGGCGTGCTCTGGGGCTTCATCAGCCGTTACGTGCCAGGCGCCACGCCGGAAACCGCGCCGATGCTTGACCGCCTTGCGGCCTATGCCGTGCGCTATTACCATGATTTCGTCAAACCGACGAAACGCTACCGCGACGCCACGCCGGAGGAAGCCGCCGCCATGCGCAGGCTGGAAGCGGAATTGCGCGCCATGCCCGCCACCGCCACGGCCGAGGAATTCCAGCAGAAAGTGTACGATATCGGCAAGGAAGCCGGGTTCGCAGAACTCAAACTCTGGTTCCAGGCATTGTACGAAGTGCTGCTCGGCCAGCCCCAAGGCCCGCGCATGGGTTCCTTCATCGCCCTCTTCGGCCGCGATGAAAGCTGTGCGCTGATCAGCGAAGCCCTTTCCCGCAAGGCAGCTGCTTAATGGTACAGGAAATCGCAGGTCTTTCTAGCCTGATGGGGCAGTATGATGCGCTGATCCTCGATCTCTGGGGCGTCATCCATGACGGCGAACAGCTATATCCCGGCGTGCGCGAATGCCTGGTGGAGCTGAACAAAGCTGGCAAAGCCGTGCAATTCCTGTCCAACGCCCCGCGCAAGGCGGCCAACACCAGCGCCGTGCTTGACCGTATGGGAATTGAGCAGAACCTGTACGACCGCATCCTGACATCGGGCCAACTGGCGTTTGAATGGTTGCGTGACGGGTCCATCAATACCGTTAAAGGAACCCATGCTCTGTTCATAGGGCCTGAGCGCGACCGTCATGTGATGGAAGGCACCGACATCACCGAAACCAGCGTGGAAAAAGCCGATTTCGTGCTGAATGCAGGCCTGGATGACAACGACCTGGTAGTAGACCATTATGTGCCCCAGCTGGAAGCCGCGGCCAAACGCAAGCTCCCCATGCTCTGCATCAACCCCGACCGCGAGGTCATCAAGCAGAACGGCTTCATCTGGCCCTGCGCAGGCTGGCTCGCGGAGATTTACGAGCAGATGAACGGCCACGTGACTTATATCGGCAAACCCTACCCTGGCGTTTATGCCGACTGCCTTGCCTATTGGCCGCGGCACGAAAAAAAGCGCATCCTGGCAGTGGGCGACAATCTCAGCACCGACATACGTGGCGCAAACGCCGCCGGCATCGATAGCCTGCTGATTGCAGGCGGCGTCATGAAAATCGCCTGCGGCCTGGCCGATACGGATGAAATCCCCTCGCTGACGGAGCTCGAGCCGTATATGCGCTCGCACAAAGCCTGGCCCGCCTACATTGCGCCGCGCTTTAACTGGTAAGCATCTGTACGATTCCCGCACAGGGTGGTAGGATAAAAACAGATGCAATCAATAGGCGGCCTCCTTGTCGGACACTCCCTGGATAGATTCATACCCTGAGGGCAAGGAATGGGAGATTTCAATCCCTCCCCAGCCCTTATTCCGGCTGCTCGACCATGCCGCTTCGCATTTCCCCAGCCACCCTGCCATCCATTTTCTAGGCAAGCGTTATAATTATGCGGAATTATCCGCCTTCGTAACCAGCCTCGCGGCCAGCCTGCAG
Coding sequences:
- a CDS encoding TIGR01459 family HAD-type hydrolase, producing MVQEIAGLSSLMGQYDALILDLWGVIHDGEQLYPGVRECLVELNKAGKAVQFLSNAPRKAANTSAVLDRMGIEQNLYDRILTSGQLAFEWLRDGSINTVKGTHALFIGPERDRHVMEGTDITETSVEKADFVLNAGLDDNDLVVDHYVPQLEAAAKRKLPMLCINPDREVIKQNGFIWPCAGWLAEIYEQMNGHVTYIGKPYPGVYADCLAYWPRHEKKRILAVGDNLSTDIRGANAAGIDSLLIAGGVMKIACGLADTDEIPSLTELEPYMRSHKAWPAYIAPRFNW